A genomic window from Synechococcus sp. CBW1107 includes:
- a CDS encoding FmdB family zinc ribbon protein: protein MPVYEFSCTNGCENFEVWRSIDERQSNTNCPACEAEGKRVFTPVMSLTGPLRLKQEQSEPRLVRKQATPPAGKPRLKQSSTRPWMLNRGC from the coding sequence ATGCCTGTCTACGAATTCAGCTGCACCAACGGTTGTGAAAACTTTGAAGTCTGGCGCAGCATCGATGAGCGCCAGAGCAACACCAACTGTCCCGCCTGTGAGGCAGAGGGCAAGCGCGTGTTCACACCGGTGATGTCCCTCACCGGGCCCCTGCGGCTGAAACAGGAGCAGTCGGAACCGCGACTGGTGCGCAAGCAGGCCACTCCCCCGGCAGGAAAGCCCCGGCTGAAGCAGAGCAGCACCCGCCCCTGGATGCTGAATCGAGGCTGCTGA
- the ureG gene encoding urease accessory protein UreG produces the protein MSKLRVGVAGPVGSGKTALVEALCRRLRQELELAVVTNDIYTQEDAQFLTRAGALEPERIRGVETGGCPHTAIREDCSINRAAVEELENQFPDLDLVLVESGGDNLAASFSPELVDLCIYVIDVAAGDKIPRKGGPGITRSDLLVINKIDLAAMVGADLSVMQRDTELMRPGRPWCFTNLRSGEGLERVESFLREQLPSPRA, from the coding sequence ATGAGCAAACTGCGCGTTGGAGTGGCGGGACCCGTGGGCTCCGGCAAAACGGCCCTCGTTGAAGCCCTCTGCCGGCGGCTGCGCCAGGAGCTGGAGCTGGCGGTAGTGACCAATGACATCTACACCCAGGAAGACGCCCAGTTCCTGACCCGCGCCGGCGCTCTGGAGCCCGAGCGCATCCGCGGGGTGGAAACGGGAGGTTGCCCCCACACCGCCATCCGGGAAGACTGCTCGATCAACCGCGCCGCGGTGGAGGAACTGGAGAACCAGTTCCCTGATCTCGATCTGGTGCTGGTGGAGAGCGGCGGTGACAATCTCGCGGCCAGCTTCAGTCCGGAGCTGGTGGATCTGTGCATCTATGTGATCGACGTGGCCGCCGGGGACAAGATCCCCAGGAAGGGGGGGCCGGGCATCACCCGCTCCGACCTGCTGGTGATCAACAAGATCGATCTGGCAGCGATGGTGGGCGCCGATCTGAGCGTGATGCAACGAGACACTGAACTGATGCGACCGGGCCGCCCCTGGTGCTTCACCAACCTTCGCAGCGGAGAAGGCCTGGAGCGTGTCGAATCCTTTCTGCGTGAACAGTTACCCAGCCCAAGGGCCTGA
- the fmdA gene encoding formamidase has protein sequence MPKTLFKVDLTKTMDQQEMPGHNRWHPDIPAVVSVNPGDVFRIECKDWTDGQIKDNDDPQDIADVNLEVVHVLSGPIWVNGAQPGDILVVDILDVGALQGDEWGFTGIFAKENGGGFLTDHYPKAAKAIWDFEGIYTSSRHIPGVRFAGITHPGLIGCAPSHELLREWNRRETELVNTAPDRRTYGAGLSGSEPVLAALPNPNSAILGTLPSSEFERVANEAARTVPPREHGGNCDIKNLTKGTKIYFPVYVEGAKLSMGDIHFSQGDGEISFCGAIEMSGYLDLHVEIIKGGMEKYGMVNPMFKTSPVEPHFTDYLVFEGISVDEFEGKQYYMDVHIAYRRACLNAIEYLKKFGYTGEQAYLLLSCAPVEGRISGIVDIPNACCTLAIPTSIFDQDILPC, from the coding sequence ATGCCGAAAACACTGTTCAAGGTTGATCTCACCAAGACGATGGACCAGCAGGAGATGCCGGGCCACAACCGCTGGCATCCCGACATCCCGGCAGTGGTTTCAGTCAATCCGGGTGATGTGTTCAGGATCGAATGCAAGGACTGGACCGATGGCCAGATCAAGGACAACGATGATCCGCAGGACATCGCCGATGTCAATCTCGAGGTTGTCCATGTCCTGAGTGGGCCGATCTGGGTGAATGGTGCCCAGCCCGGCGACATCCTGGTGGTCGATATTCTCGATGTCGGTGCCCTGCAGGGAGATGAATGGGGCTTCACGGGCATTTTCGCCAAGGAAAACGGAGGCGGCTTCCTCACCGATCACTACCCCAAGGCGGCCAAGGCCATCTGGGATTTCGAAGGGATCTACACCAGCTCCAGGCACATCCCCGGCGTGCGTTTCGCTGGCATCACCCACCCCGGCCTGATCGGCTGCGCCCCCTCCCATGAGCTGCTGAGGGAGTGGAACCGGCGTGAAACCGAGCTGGTGAACACCGCCCCCGACCGCCGCACCTATGGCGCCGGTCTCTCGGGCAGTGAGCCGGTGCTGGCGGCTCTTCCCAATCCCAACAGCGCCATCCTCGGAACCCTGCCCAGCTCGGAGTTCGAGCGGGTGGCCAATGAGGCGGCCCGCACGGTGCCTCCCCGGGAGCATGGCGGCAACTGCGACATCAAGAATCTCACCAAAGGAACCAAGATCTACTTCCCCGTCTACGTGGAAGGAGCCAAGCTCTCGATGGGAGACATCCACTTCTCCCAGGGGGATGGTGAAATCTCCTTCTGCGGCGCCATCGAGATGTCTGGCTACCTCGATCTGCACGTGGAGATCATCAAGGGTGGCATGGAGAAGTATGGGATGGTCAATCCCATGTTCAAGACCAGCCCCGTCGAACCTCATTTCACTGATTACCTCGTGTTTGAGGGGATCTCGGTTGATGAGTTCGAAGGCAAGCAGTACTACATGGATGTACATATCGCCTATCGTCGTGCCTGCCTCAATGCGATCGAATATCTCAAGAAGTTCGGCTACACGGGCGAGCAGGCCTATCTGCTGCTGAGCTGTGCACCGGTCGAGGGGCGAATCAGCGGCATTGTCGATATCCCCAATGCCTGTTGCACCCTGGCCATACCAACTTCGATCTTTGACCAGGATATCCTGCCCTGCTGA
- the urtC gene encoding urea ABC transporter permease subunit UrtC: protein MKLFQRLVPWILLAVALFILPAALDDFRLNLFGRYFALAITALAIDLIWGYTGLLSLGQGIFFSLGGYAVAMYLMLKTKSLAGGNGIPKFFENYGVAELPFFWKPFWSPVFTLIAIWVIPAVVAGVVGWLIFRNRIKGVYFSIITQAALMVFFHFFNGQQKLFDGTNGLKTSTSQLFGQLVGSPDMQVWFYRLTVILLPLAFLICRYFTSGRFGDALIAIRDDETRFRFAGFNPVPFKTIVFLVAGALCGISGALYTVQSGIVSPQYMSISFSIEMVIWVAVGGRGTLVGPIIGATVVNYLRSLVSEALPEAWLFVQGALFIFVVVLMPDGIYGWVVNGGFRSLLAAFGIAKKAKTYPRIDAEALPVD from the coding sequence TTGAAACTCTTCCAAAGACTTGTCCCCTGGATTCTGCTGGCGGTTGCCCTGTTCATCCTGCCGGCGGCGCTCGACGATTTTCGGCTCAACCTCTTCGGTCGCTATTTCGCGCTCGCCATTACCGCTCTGGCGATCGATCTGATCTGGGGATACACCGGTCTGCTGAGCCTGGGTCAGGGGATCTTCTTCTCGTTGGGTGGCTACGCGGTGGCCATGTACCTGATGCTCAAAACCAAGAGCCTGGCTGGCGGTAATGGCATCCCCAAATTTTTCGAGAACTACGGCGTCGCTGAGCTGCCCTTTTTCTGGAAGCCCTTCTGGTCACCTGTATTCACGCTGATCGCCATCTGGGTGATCCCAGCCGTGGTGGCTGGTGTGGTGGGTTGGTTGATCTTTAGAAACCGGATCAAAGGAGTGTATTTCTCCATCATCACCCAAGCCGCGTTGATGGTGTTCTTCCACTTCTTCAACGGCCAGCAGAAGCTTTTCGACGGCACCAACGGCCTCAAAACCAGCACCTCGCAGCTGTTCGGCCAACTGGTGGGTTCCCCTGACATGCAGGTGTGGTTCTACCGCCTCACGGTGATCCTGCTCCCCCTGGCTTTTCTGATCTGCCGGTACTTCACCAGCGGGCGCTTCGGTGATGCCCTGATCGCCATCCGTGATGATGAGACAAGATTTCGTTTTGCCGGTTTCAATCCGGTCCCGTTCAAGACCATCGTCTTCCTGGTGGCGGGAGCCCTGTGCGGAATCTCCGGCGCGCTCTACACCGTGCAGTCCGGCATCGTTTCGCCCCAGTACATGTCGATCTCCTTCTCGATCGAGATGGTGATCTGGGTGGCCGTGGGCGGCCGGGGGACTCTGGTGGGTCCCATCATCGGCGCCACGGTGGTCAACTACCTGCGCAGCCTGGTAAGCGAGGCCCTGCCAGAGGCCTGGCTCTTCGTCCAGGGTGCCCTGTTCATCTTCGTGGTTGTGCTCATGCCCGATGGCATTTATGGCTGGGTTGTCAACGGCGGATTCAGGAGTCTGCTGGCCGCCTTCGGCATCGCCAAGAAGGCAAAAACCTATCCCCGGATCGATGCGGAGGCTCTCCCCGTGGACTAG
- the urtA gene encoding urea ABC transporter substrate-binding protein produces the protein MVQNLSRRLFAGLAASAVSITLVSCGGGGGGDSAGNFDGEVKVGILHSLSGTMAISETTLKEVEEMAIKEINDAGGVKVDGKSYKIVAVAEDGASDWPTFAEKSQKLIDSDKVAVVFGGWTSASRKAMLPVYEAKNHMLFYPIQYEGQECSRNIFYTGAVPNQQAEPAVDWLMKTYGDKLGKKVYLVGSDYVYPRTANTIIKEQMKALGGETVGEDYIPLGNTEVAPIIAKIKKAFPDGGIIINTLNGDSNVALFKQFKAAGIDPAKYPIMSFSIAEEEIRQIGPEYTTGTYATWNFFMSLDTPASKKFTSDFQAMYGADRVTGDPAESAYNMVYLWKNAVEKAGTFEDLDKVRKTMIGIKFDAPQGEIEMFPNHHTSERVLIGEAEANGQFKILEDSKTAIPPIPWNQFVPETKGFTCDWTQDRPDAGKFKM, from the coding sequence ATGGTTCAGAATCTCTCTCGGCGGCTGTTTGCTGGACTTGCTGCTTCCGCCGTCAGCATCACTCTGGTGTCCTGCGGTGGCGGTGGCGGTGGAGACTCCGCTGGCAACTTCGACGGCGAGGTCAAAGTTGGCATCCTCCACTCCCTGAGTGGCACCATGGCCATCTCGGAAACGACCCTGAAAGAGGTCGAAGAGATGGCGATCAAGGAGATCAACGACGCCGGCGGCGTCAAGGTTGACGGCAAATCGTACAAAATCGTCGCTGTTGCCGAAGATGGTGCCTCCGATTGGCCCACCTTCGCCGAGAAATCGCAGAAGCTGATCGACTCCGACAAGGTGGCCGTAGTGTTCGGAGGCTGGACCTCCGCCAGCCGCAAAGCCATGCTGCCGGTGTATGAGGCCAAGAACCATATGCTCTTCTACCCGATTCAATATGAAGGGCAGGAGTGCTCCAGGAACATCTTCTACACGGGCGCCGTTCCCAACCAGCAGGCTGAACCAGCCGTTGACTGGCTGATGAAGACCTACGGCGATAAGCTGGGCAAAAAGGTCTACCTGGTTGGCTCAGACTACGTCTATCCTCGGACCGCCAACACCATCATCAAGGAGCAGATGAAGGCTCTTGGCGGTGAAACCGTTGGCGAAGACTACATCCCTCTCGGCAACACCGAGGTAGCCCCGATCATCGCCAAGATCAAGAAGGCGTTCCCGGATGGCGGCATCATCATCAACACCTTGAACGGCGACTCCAACGTTGCCCTCTTCAAGCAATTCAAGGCCGCCGGCATTGACCCGGCAAAATACCCGATCATGTCCTTCTCGATTGCTGAGGAGGAGATCCGTCAGATCGGCCCTGAGTACACCACTGGCACCTATGCCACCTGGAACTTCTTCATGAGCCTGGACACCCCGGCCTCGAAGAAGTTCACCTCCGACTTCCAGGCGATGTATGGCGCCGATCGGGTCACCGGTGACCCAGCTGAATCGGCCTACAACATGGTGTACCTCTGGAAGAACGCTGTTGAGAAGGCCGGTACCTTCGAAGATCTCGACAAGGTCCGCAAGACCATGATCGGCATCAAATTCGATGCGCCCCAGGGCGAGATCGAAATGTTCCCCAATCACCACACCTCCGAGCGGGTGCTGATCGGTGAAGCCGAAGCCAACGGTCAGTTCAAGATCCTCGAGGACAGCAAGACGGCCATTCCGCCCATCCCCTGGAACCAGTTCGTGCCCGAAACCAAGGGTTTCACCTGCGACTGGACTCAGGATCGTCCTGATGCAGGCAAGTTCAAGATGTGA
- a CDS encoding urease accessory protein UreF yields the protein MSVAGLHLLQLVSPALPVGAFSYSEGLEVLVQRGTITTARALQDWLEAELRRGSIGIEAAALGPLQEALRQHQLMAAAGAESEGAQRARATLMDLDSWLLVQREAPELRSQQRQMGRSLLQLLAQLGWPLQPAVELAWPAAWAWAGLCLELPLPDLVEAYLYGWCANQISAAVRLVPLGPTQGQRLQLALAPLLVERGRELALADPREQWTGGIGSGLCQLHHAELYSRLFRS from the coding sequence ATGAGTGTCGCCGGGCTGCATCTGCTGCAACTGGTGAGCCCCGCCCTGCCTGTGGGGGCGTTCAGCTACTCGGAGGGGCTGGAGGTGTTGGTGCAGAGGGGAACCATCACCACGGCGAGGGCTCTGCAGGACTGGCTCGAAGCCGAGCTCCGGCGCGGCAGCATCGGCATCGAGGCGGCGGCCCTGGGCCCTCTGCAGGAGGCCCTGCGCCAGCACCAGCTCATGGCTGCAGCGGGAGCCGAGAGCGAGGGGGCTCAGCGTGCCCGGGCAACGTTGATGGATCTCGACAGCTGGCTGCTGGTCCAGCGCGAAGCGCCTGAACTGCGGTCCCAGCAACGTCAGATGGGACGCTCCTTGCTGCAGCTGCTGGCGCAGCTGGGCTGGCCGCTGCAGCCTGCCGTCGAGCTGGCCTGGCCGGCGGCCTGGGCCTGGGCGGGGCTTTGCCTGGAGCTCCCACTGCCTGATCTGGTGGAGGCCTACCTCTATGGCTGGTGCGCCAACCAGATCAGTGCCGCCGTGCGCCTGGTGCCCCTTGGGCCCACCCAGGGACAACGGCTGCAGCTGGCCCTGGCACCGTTACTGGTGGAGCGGGGCCGCGAGCTGGCGCTCGCCGATCCCCGCGAGCAATGGACCGGCGGCATCGGCTCTGGCCTCTGCCAGCTCCACCACGCCGAGCTTTACTCCAGGCTGTTTCGCAGTTGA
- the urtD gene encoding urea ABC transporter ATP-binding protein UrtD yields the protein MSEPLLELNDVSVSFDGFYALTDLSLKLYKGELKSIIGPNGAGKTTFLDVITGKVRPTKGSVTFKGQSLLGVSEQKISRQGIGRKFQTPRVFENLSVLRNLELAASPLKNAFSLLGSGLPQAAKDEVHRIMNYVGLAPFATVKAGSLSHGQKQWLAIACLVAQAPEVLLLDEPVAGLTDEETLRTAELIKSLAGDHTVVVIEHDMEFIRDLDFDVTVLHQGQVLTEGPLDQVKADPRVIEVYLGPPEQ from the coding sequence ATGTCAGAACCTCTACTTGAGCTCAATGACGTCAGCGTGAGTTTCGATGGCTTCTATGCCCTCACCGATCTCAGCCTGAAGTTATATAAGGGTGAGTTGAAGTCGATCATCGGGCCCAACGGTGCCGGCAAGACAACATTTCTGGATGTGATCACCGGCAAGGTTCGACCCACCAAGGGCTCGGTGACCTTCAAGGGACAATCGCTTCTCGGTGTTTCGGAGCAGAAGATCTCTCGTCAGGGGATCGGCCGCAAGTTCCAGACCCCGAGGGTCTTCGAGAACCTCAGCGTGCTTCGCAATCTCGAGCTGGCCGCCTCCCCGTTGAAAAACGCCTTCAGCCTGCTGGGGTCGGGCCTTCCCCAGGCGGCCAAGGACGAGGTTCATCGCATCATGAACTATGTGGGCCTGGCACCCTTCGCCACCGTGAAGGCTGGCTCCCTCTCCCATGGCCAGAAGCAGTGGCTGGCCATCGCTTGCCTGGTGGCCCAGGCCCCGGAAGTGCTGCTCCTGGATGAACCGGTTGCCGGTCTGACCGATGAGGAAACCCTGCGAACGGCCGAACTGATCAAGTCCCTGGCCGGCGACCACACCGTGGTGGTGATCGAGCACGACATGGAATTCATCCGGGATCTCGATTTCGACGTCACCGTTCTGCACCAGGGGCAGGTGCTCACTGAGGGTCCGCTGGACCAGGTCAAAGCCGATCCAAGGGTTATCGAGGTCTACCTGGGGCCGCCCGAACAGTAA
- a CDS encoding urea ABC transporter permease subunit UrtB has translation MELFFSQILDGLSIGSVLLLAATGLAIVFGLMGVINLAHGELMMLGAYVTYVVQSAFKPMGGVIFELYFPVSLVLAFIVTGLIGVLLERTLIRQLYGRPLETLLATWGVSLILIQLIRSVSTAMMLGIIVGVASGVLLSKLLRAKFSQKPFFTYLNGLGWALSILIGLIAVNLFDQFRPLSKPWFGPRNIDVTAPKWLQGSWGMIGTIELPGLRIFIILLSALLLLATYWFLNKSVWGLRIRAVTQNRQMSNCLGIPTDRVDSITFGIGSGLAGVAGCAITLLGSVGPNLGAAYIVSCFMVIVLGGVGNLLGTVIAAILLGIIQSVIGSGTLLTIFPDMPAAARGVTEFFATTSMSLVLVFIFIIVFLQFRPNGMFPQKGRSVDA, from the coding sequence TTGGAACTTTTCTTTTCTCAGATCCTCGATGGCCTCAGCATCGGATCGGTTCTGCTGCTTGCAGCTACCGGTCTGGCCATCGTTTTTGGCTTGATGGGGGTCATCAACCTCGCCCATGGTGAGCTCATGATGCTGGGCGCCTATGTCACCTACGTGGTGCAGTCGGCGTTCAAACCCATGGGTGGTGTGATCTTCGAGCTGTATTTCCCGGTCTCTCTGGTGCTTGCCTTCATCGTCACGGGATTGATTGGAGTGCTGCTGGAGAGAACGCTGATCCGACAGCTTTACGGCAGACCCCTGGAAACACTGCTCGCCACTTGGGGAGTCAGCCTGATTCTCATCCAGCTGATTCGAAGTGTCTCAACGGCCATGATGCTTGGCATCATTGTGGGTGTAGCTTCCGGGGTCTTACTTTCTAAGTTACTGCGCGCGAAGTTCTCACAGAAGCCTTTCTTCACCTATCTCAATGGACTGGGCTGGGCTCTCTCCATCCTCATCGGTCTGATTGCCGTGAATCTCTTCGATCAGTTCCGGCCACTCTCCAAGCCTTGGTTCGGTCCCCGCAACATCGATGTGACGGCACCGAAATGGCTGCAGGGTAGCTGGGGGATGATCGGCACCATCGAACTGCCCGGTCTGAGGATCTTCATCATCCTGCTGTCGGCCCTTTTGCTTCTGGCCACCTACTGGTTCCTGAATAAAAGCGTCTGGGGTCTGCGGATCCGCGCAGTCACCCAGAACCGTCAGATGAGCAACTGTCTCGGTATTCCAACCGATCGCGTGGACAGCATCACCTTCGGTATCGGATCCGGACTGGCCGGTGTGGCTGGGTGCGCCATCACTCTGCTGGGATCGGTGGGCCCCAACCTTGGAGCCGCGTATATCGTGTCCTGCTTCATGGTGATCGTGCTGGGCGGGGTGGGCAACCTGCTCGGCACCGTGATCGCGGCGATTCTGCTCGGGATCATTCAATCGGTGATCGGCTCCGGCACCTTGCTCACCATCTTCCCGGATATGCCGGCGGCCGCCCGAGGGGTCACTGAATTCTTCGCGACCACGAGCATGTCGCTGGTCCTCGTCTTCATCTTCATCATCGTCTTCCTCCAGTTCCGTCCCAACGGCATGTTCCCTCAGAAGGGTCGCTCGGTCGATGCCTGA
- the ureE gene encoding urease accessory protein UreE gives MSTPPSSSSPPVSPPLQLELRYQPSGQEQEPDGDVPVLHLPMSAQERTSLRGRRRTSCGRELLLHLPRGPALEPGERLMPADRSLVVVVVPAPEPVLVVRSPDPLTLLQAAYHLGNRHVSLEVRSGELRLLEDGVLEELMRQRGLLIEHRLAPFLPEPGAYATASESHNHSHAHSGDHNHDSDQPR, from the coding sequence GTGTCCACGCCCCCGAGCTCGAGCTCACCACCCGTCTCACCACCGCTGCAGCTGGAGTTGCGCTATCAGCCCTCCGGCCAGGAGCAGGAGCCGGACGGGGATGTGCCCGTGCTGCATCTGCCCATGAGCGCCCAGGAGCGCACCAGCCTGCGCGGGCGGAGACGCACCTCCTGCGGCCGTGAACTGCTGCTGCATCTCCCGCGGGGACCGGCCCTGGAGCCGGGCGAGCGGCTGATGCCGGCCGATCGCAGCCTGGTGGTGGTGGTGGTGCCGGCGCCTGAGCCTGTGCTGGTGGTGCGCAGCCCGGATCCCCTGACGTTGCTGCAGGCCGCCTACCACCTGGGCAACCGCCATGTGTCGCTGGAAGTGCGCTCAGGGGAACTGAGACTGCTGGAGGACGGGGTACTGGAGGAGCTGATGCGGCAACGGGGCCTGTTGATCGAGCACCGACTGGCGCCATTTCTGCCGGAACCTGGTGCCTATGCCACAGCCAGTGAATCCCACAACCACTCCCACGCCCACAGTGGCGACCACAACCACGACAGCGACCAGCCGCGATGA
- the urtE gene encoding urea ABC transporter ATP-binding subunit UrtE produces the protein MSTTSEKPLLQVNGLNVYYGESHILRNVDLSIHEGKMVCLIGRNGVGKTTFLKTIIGLLQQRSGTIEYGSGQLSSQPPYRRARAGIGYVSQGRDIIPQVSVKENLLLGMEALPGGLEKNRHIDPLIFDLFPILEKFLKRKGGDLSGGQQQQLAIARALLGKPKLLLLDEPTEGIQPSIILDIEHAVQRIMKETGISVLLVEQHLHFVRQSDFYYAMQRGGIVASGKTDQLSDEVIKEFLTV, from the coding sequence ATGTCTACCACCAGCGAAAAACCCCTGCTCCAGGTCAACGGTCTGAATGTGTATTACGGAGAAAGCCATATTCTCCGCAACGTGGACCTGAGCATCCATGAAGGGAAAATGGTCTGCCTGATCGGTCGCAACGGCGTCGGCAAAACCACGTTTCTCAAGACCATCATCGGACTGCTGCAGCAGCGTTCGGGCACCATCGAATACGGCAGCGGTCAACTGTCCAGCCAGCCTCCCTACCGGAGAGCTCGTGCAGGCATCGGCTATGTCTCCCAGGGCCGGGACATCATTCCCCAGGTTTCGGTCAAGGAGAATCTCCTGCTGGGCATGGAGGCCCTTCCCGGAGGGCTCGAGAAGAACCGCCACATCGATCCTCTGATCTTCGATCTGTTTCCGATTCTCGAGAAGTTCCTCAAGCGCAAGGGTGGCGACCTCAGTGGCGGTCAGCAGCAGCAGCTGGCCATCGCCCGAGCTCTGCTGGGCAAGCCGAAACTGCTGCTGCTGGATGAACCGACCGAAGGGATTCAGCCTTCGATCATCCTCGACATCGAGCACGCCGTTCAGCGAATCATGAAGGAGACCGGCATCAGCGTGCTGCTGGTGGAGCAGCATCTTCACTTCGTGCGCCAGTCCGATTTCTATTACGCCATGCAGCGTGGAGGCATTGTGGCCAGTGGCAAGACGGATCAGCTCTCCGACGAGGTGATCAAGGAGTTCCTGACGGTCTGA